A stretch of DNA from Sulfuricurvum sp. IAE1:
ACGGATGAGCCTGGGGCCGGTTATGAACCTGCGGCAACGGCAGACGGTAAAAAAGTCTTCTACCGCAGTGACAGCTTCACTGACAATATGAAATATTCATCAGTTTACAGTTATGATATTGAATCCGGTGAAAAGAAACTTGTGATGGAGAAAGGAAGAGATGTACTATTGCCTGCCGTCACCGGCAATGCAGTACTCCTGAAATCGGAAGGAGGGATGAGGATTGAACAGGCCGGTCCGGAGCTGAAATCAGCAGGCGATAGAGCCTTCGTCGTGACTGAGGAGATGATGCCGGTTCTCTACCGCGGAGGTGAGAGGAAGGAACTCATGCCCAATGGCGACGGGTTTTATATATGGACATCACTCTCTCCTGACGGCACCATGATACTTTATAATTACCAGGGCCGTGGAACCTATATATGTGACCTGTCAGGCAAAGTTCTTCATGACCTCGGAAGGATAAATGCCCCGAGGTGGTTCAATGACAGGCTGGTGATAGGTATGGATGACAGGGACGACGGTCACAGGATTACCTCTTCCGAAATCGTATATTATTCCCTTGCCGGAAAAAAGGGTGCTCCGTTGACATCCACTCCCGGGCGCGCAGAGATGTTCCCGTTCGCATTCGGCAACAGGAGGATCGCATTTTGCACCGACAACGGCGAGATATATATCATGAAAGTGAGAGTCAGATGAAAAACCGTTACAGGGTCTGGCTGCTTGCAGCAATGATGCTGATGCCGGCAACACAGTATGGCCAGAGAAGTGATTTCAGCGGGCTGAAGATTTTTGTAAATCCGGGTCACGGAGGTTATGACGGTGATGACAGGCATATGATTGCCACTGACTTCTGGGAGTCGGAAGGAAACCTGACAAAGGGTCTTTTCCTCAGGCAATTGCTGGAGGACCGCAATGCCACGGTCTACATGTCGCGTACCACCAACTTTACCTCTGATGATCTCCCGCTTTCAACAATAGCTGCTATGGCCAATACCGCCAATGTGGATTTTTTTATTTCGATACACAGTAACGGCTTTGACGGCACAAGAAATCAACCCCTGGTTCTCTTCCGGGGTTATGACAATGCCCCTGTATACCCGGCTGCCAAAACCTTTGCCCAGATCCTGTGGGCCAAACTGTTTGAAAAGGGCAACTGCTGGACCCATACTTCAGAATGGGTCAAGGGCGACTGGACCTTTTACCCCGACTGGGGTGACAAGGTAGGTCTGGGGGTTCTCCGTACCCTCAACATGCCGGGTGTCCTGTCAGAAGGCTCCTTCCATGACTATATACCTGAAGGCTGGCGTCTTCGCAATCCTGACCACCTGCATCATGAAGCATGGTCGATGCTCAGGGCACTGCAGGAATTCTACAGCATACCGGCCGGGAACTACGGCATCATTGCAGGCACTGTACGTGATGCACTCACCTCCCCACCATGGTACTTCAAACCTGGCTCCCCCGATGAGCATATCCCGATCAACGGAGCAACAGTCACTCTTATCCCTTCAGGCAGATCAGTCAAACTCGACAATCTTAACAACGGTTTCTTTATGTTTGACTCGGTAGCCCCGGGCAATTATGAGGTAATTGCCAGCGGGATGGCCGACTTCTTCAATGATACCCTGGCCTCGGAAGTGATTTCCGGCCGCACCACACTGACTGATTTCCTCCCCTCTTTTGATACTGCACGTGTACCGGTGGTCACTGAATTTCTTCCTGTAACAACCGACAGTCTCACTTTCAACCAGGTATTTACCCTGAGATTCAACATCCCGATGAACAGGTCGGCTGTGGAGAGTGCCCTGCTCTTTGAACCTGCCGCAAATGTGACGTATGAATGGGATGATAAAAGCAAATTACTGACAGTAAGGCCTGTGACCGGTTTTGCCTCAAAGACACCTTACCTGATCAGGCTCACCACATCAGCGGCGTCCCTCTGGGATGTTCACATCGGGGAGGAGTTCCGGGCCTCTTTCGTGACAAAGGCACGTCCCGGGCTTGTCATTGAACAGATATGGCCATCACAGGGAACCACAGGGGTTAATCTTTTCCCCAGGATCACTGTACGATTTGATGCACCCCTTGACCAGGCATCTGCCACTGCCGGTATCAGGCTGCTCGACAGCCAGTCGGCACCCATGCAAAAAAAACGG
This window harbors:
- a CDS encoding PD40 domain-containing protein, producing MRTVFMLMVILFTVEVYPQDIRVRSVKRITPEDKGSYLLTGVVPGSGYLLVAGGGYNGLSLLDIRRGSLIRVTDEPGAGYEPAATADGKKVFYRSDSFTDNMKYSSVYSYDIESGEKKLVMEKGRDVLLPAVTGNAVLLKSEGGMRIEQAGPELKSAGDRAFVVTEEMMPVLYRGGERKELMPNGDGFYIWTSLSPDGTMILYNYQGRGTYICDLSGKVLHDLGRINAPRWFNDRLVIGMDDRDDGHRITSSEIVYYSLAGKKGAPLTSTPGRAEMFPFAFGNRRIAFCTDNGEIYIMKVRVR
- a CDS encoding Ig-like domain-containing protein yields the protein MKNRYRVWLLAAMMLMPATQYGQRSDFSGLKIFVNPGHGGYDGDDRHMIATDFWESEGNLTKGLFLRQLLEDRNATVYMSRTTNFTSDDLPLSTIAAMANTANVDFFISIHSNGFDGTRNQPLVLFRGYDNAPVYPAAKTFAQILWAKLFEKGNCWTHTSEWVKGDWTFYPDWGDKVGLGVLRTLNMPGVLSEGSFHDYIPEGWRLRNPDHLHHEAWSMLRALQEFYSIPAGNYGIIAGTVRDALTSPPWYFKPGSPDEHIPINGATVTLIPSGRSVKLDNLNNGFFMFDSVAPGNYEVIASGMADFFNDTLASEVISGRTTLTDFLPSFDTARVPVVTEFLPVTTDSLTFNQVFTLRFNIPMNRSAVESALLFEPAANVTYEWDDKSKLLTVRPVTGFASKTPYLIRLTTSAASLWDVHIGEEFRASFVTKARPGLVIEQIWPSQGTTGVNLFPRITVRFDAPLDQASATAGIRLLDSQSAPMQKKRETFTTSDGKGTYSFELTTQLQLNTLYRIQVDATVKDIAGVSVVTAAEASFTTRTKAYQTGNVVESFDNIGSFWDPEASGSTVGTDNPSTTFTASNDIYKSAAPAGRLDYVFTSDHGGVCRVFDTSKPLIGSSTSLFFAMWVYGDLSNNLLEYWFYSPGTVNQIVSASAINWAGWDLISIPFSSIGGTGEWQYHSLVIRQNSGGKRSGTMYFDDAMVISPTVIDEPDDPGIDLVIYPNPVSREGMISFFLQSDCHVSIDLYAADGTLAANIFRGPAGAGEQHYPCYPSQSVAPGVYTLRLGIRGEDETQWHYTSRRWVVLE